A DNA window from Vigna angularis cultivar LongXiaoDou No.4 chromosome 1, ASM1680809v1, whole genome shotgun sequence contains the following coding sequences:
- the LOC108332223 gene encoding non-specific lipid transfer protein GPI-anchored 31, which translates to MASKLSFMVCFMALCAIDLAQSASSHQAPAPSVDCSTLVLTMADCLSFVTNGSTITKPEGTCCSGLKSVLKSAPVCLCEAFKSSAQFGVILNVTKATSLPAACKVSAPSAANCGLSESPVAAPAGGVSPKASPSPQASGASSSGVHGPANEVSPAPAPAKGNAASFPISAGTLLVGILVATFSGF; encoded by the exons ATGGCATCAAAACTCTCGTTCATGGTGTGTTTCATGGCTCTATGCGCCATTGATCTAGCACAAAGCGCATCATCCCATCAAGCGCCAGCACCGTCCGTGGACTGCTCAACCCTTGTTCTCACCATGGCCGATTGCTTGTCCTTTGTCACCAATGGCAGCACCATCACCAAGCCAGAGGGTACCTGCTGTTCTGGCCTCAAGTCTGTGCTCAAAAGTGCCCCTGTTTGCCTTTGCGAGGCTTTCAAAAGCAGTGCTCAGTTTGGTGTGATTTTGAATGTCACCAAGGCCACCAGTCTCCCTGCCGCATGCAAAGTCTCTGCCCCTTCTGCCGCCAACTGTGGAT TGTCCGAATCCCCTGTTGCTGCTCCTG CTGGAGGGGTTTCTCCAAAAGCTTCTCCATCTCCTCAAGCATCTGGTGCTTCATCTTCTGGTGTACATGGTCCAGCAAATGAGGTATCTCCTGCACCAGCACCAGCTAAAGGAAACGCAGCATCATTCCCAATTTCTGCTGGAACCTTGCTTGTTGGCATATTGGTAGCCACATTCTCAGGCTTCTGA